In Methanothermobacter sp., a genomic segment contains:
- a CDS encoding TCP-1/cpn60 chaperonin family protein: HEESPYMGLDVFEGKVVDMKEAGVLEPHRVKKQAIQSAAEAAEMILRIDDVIAAAGEEGGEEGEGMEGMEGGMPPM, from the coding sequence CCCATGAAGAGTCACCATACATGGGCTTAGATGTTTTCGAGGGTAAAGTAGTTGACATGAAAGAAGCTGGAGTACTAGAACCACACAGAGTCAAAAAACAAGCCATACAATCAGCAGCAGAAGCAGCAGAGATGATACTAAGAATCGATGATGTCATAGCCGCTGCAGGAGAAGAAGGTGGAGAAGAAGGAGAAGGAATGGAGGGAATGGAAGGCGGAATGC